In one Brevibacterium sp. CBA3109 genomic region, the following are encoded:
- a CDS encoding ArsR/SmtB family transcription factor: MPLNHVQRPLYEVKANLFKGLAHPYRIRILELLAGAAEVSVTDLQAETGLEASHLSQHLAVLRRHRLVESERRASHVFYRLADRRTAELLSVARSLLLSMLEDDGGRLAQAQTLPQIPGGPATVDTAATTREPAS, translated from the coding sequence TAAATCACGTACAGCGGCCTCTGTATGAGGTCAAAGCGAACCTATTCAAAGGCTTGGCCCACCCCTACCGGATTCGGATCCTCGAGCTCCTCGCCGGTGCTGCGGAAGTCAGTGTCACCGATCTGCAGGCCGAGACCGGGCTCGAAGCCTCCCATCTGTCCCAGCACCTTGCCGTGCTGCGCCGACACCGCCTGGTCGAATCCGAGCGTCGGGCCAGTCATGTCTTCTATCGCCTGGCCGATCGGCGCACCGCCGAACTGCTCTCCGTGGCCAGGTCGCTGCTGCTGTCGATGCTCGAAGACGACGGCGGCCGCTTGGCCCAGGCCCAGACGCTGCCGCAGATTCCAGGCGGTCCTGCGACTGTGGACACCGCCGCGACCACGCGCGAGCCCGCATCATGA